From the Panicum virgatum strain AP13 unplaced genomic scaffold, P.virgatum_v5 scaffold_2976, whole genome shotgun sequence genome, one window contains:
- the LOC120694086 gene encoding disease resistance protein RGA5-like: MEVVTGALPSVIKKLASLAAGEYNLQKGLIGEIKFLQEELESMKGALEDISRTPSDQLPNNDKIWSRNVRELSYDIEDSIDTFTVQCKGKRLDTQHGLKKVIDRSLNLLMQPKVRHKIATEIREIKSRVMEVHERRRRYEVNLGVDKPVTVDPRLFTQYTEMKELVGIEEARDEFINNFLTQGNNLPMKQGKIVSIVGFGGLGKTTLANAVYEKIRARFDCCAFVSVSQTPDLKRLFKGLLNDFGKSINEEILDESRLIKVLREFLQDKRYFVVVDDIWDISVWKRIRCALPDNDVGYTIITTTRISDVAEQAGGAYKLKPLSSNNSRKLFFRRIFGNENKDNNEEIEKCPDDELAEVSDRILKKCAGVPLAIITMASLLACKVRNKLEWYEVYNSVGTGMENNMDVENMRKILSFSYYELPCHLRTCLLYLSMFPEDFEIDKDRLIRMWIAEGFIQWEKQGKSSFEIGEFYFNELLNRSMIQPIYYLFTSMVKSCRIHDMMLDLICSFSCEENFVTILSDIDSTSPSSTIRRLSLQNGKKSHVMAQATRNLLQHARSVVIFPAAVAQVPAAGSCRFLRVLDLEHCNLSHTDSLKYLGNLYQLRYLRLYSTHISQLPEEIGNLQFLQTLDVRSNPISILPSSVVQLRNLMCLDIGETTRVPNGIGNLTCLEQLSWLCIDGSTINNIEELGQLTELRRLWVKLDEWNDKLLWCLHKLQKIQELHIKVHRWLCNIGGLDAWVAPRHLRSLNAVGICWFSTLPAWVNPSFVPVLTCLRIAVRELHQVDLDILGRLPALRRLRLEVDNKKLGILQGLIVSPGSFPCLEFCYFINFVWPVVFQKGAMPRLAWLRLWRLFYAREARGIGSSDGGLDLGLGNLPSLQDVKAYLGCEGASKEEAEQAKAALTRAAEMHPNHPYHDISIENKG; this comes from the exons ATGGAAGTCGTGACGGGGGCGCTGCCAAGCGTCATCAAGAAGCTCGCTAGTCTGGCCGCCGGCGAGTACAATCTGCAGAAGGGGCTGATCGGGGAGATCAAGTTCCTGCAAGAagagcttgagagcatgaaggGTGCTCTCGAGGACATCTCCAGGACTCCTTCAGACCAGCTTCCCAATAATGACAAGATCTGGTCTAGGAATGTGAGGGAGTTATCCTACGACATAGAGGATAGCATTGACACGTTCACGGTGCAATGCAAGGGCAAAAGGCTGGACACACAGCATGGGCTAAAAAAGGTCATTGATAGGAGCCTCAACTTGTTGATGCAGCCCAAGGTTCGCCATAAGATTGCTACTGAAATAAGAGAGATCAAGAGCCGCGTCATGGAGGtgcacgagcggcggcgcaggtaTGAGGTCAACCTTGGTGTTGATAAACCTGTTACTGTCGACCCTCGTTTATTCACTCAATACACCGAGATGAAAGAGCTTGTTGGAATTGAAGAGGCAAGGGATGAGTTCATCAATAACTTTTTGACACAAGGGAATAACCTTCCCATGAAGCAAGGCAAGATAGTTTCAATTGTTGGATTTGGAGGCCTGGGAAAGACAACTCTTGCTAATGCAGTTTATGAAAAGATTAGAGCACGATTCGATTGTTGTGCTTTTGTTTCTGTGTCTCAAACTCCTGACTTGAAGAGATTATTCAAGGGCTTACTCAATGATTTTGGCAAGAGCATTAATGAAGAAATATTGGATGAGAGTCGACTCATAAAAGTACTCAGAGAATTCCTTCAGGACAAAAG GTATTTcgttgttgttgatgacatATGGGATATCTCAGTTTGGAAAAGGATTAGATGTGCATTGCCTGATAATGATGTTGGATACACAATTATTACAACTACCCGTATTTCTGATGTTGCTGAACAAGCTGGAGGTGCTTACAAGCTGAAACCCCTTTCTTCAAACAACTCTCGGAAGCTATTTTTTAGAAGAATATTTGGTAACGAAAACAAAGACAACAatgaagaaatagaaaaatgtcCTGATGATGAACTTGCGGAAGTATCTGACAGAATACTAAAGAAATGTGCTGGTGTGCCCTTGGCAATTATTACAATGGCTAGTTTGCTAGCTTGCAAAGTAAGAAATAAACTGGAGTGGTACGAGGTGTACAACTCTGTTGGTACTGGCATGGAAAACAATATGGATGTGGAGAATATGAGAAAGATATTGTCTTTCAGCTATTATGAGCTGCCATGCCATCTAAGGACTTGCTTGTTATATTTAAGCATGTTTCCTGAAGATTTTGAAATTGACAAGGACCGTTTGATAAGAATGTGGATAGCTGAAGGTTTTATCCAATGGGAAAAACAGGGGAAGAGTTCATTTGAAATAGGAGAGTTTTACTTCAACGAGCTCCTAAACAGAAGTATGATCCAACCGATATATTACTTATTCACTAGCATGGTAAAGAGTTGTCGCATACATGATATGATGCTCGATCTTATTTGTTCCTTTTCATGTGAGGAAAACTTTGTTACCATACTAAGTGATATCGATAGCACATCTCCATCAAGTACGATTCGGAGGTTGTCCCTTCAAAATGGCAAGAAAAGTCACGTGATGGCTCAGGCTACTAGAAACTTGTTGCAACATGCAAGGTCAGTTGTTATCTTCCCAGCAGCCGTTGCTCAAGTGCCGGCTGCTGGCAGCTGCCGATTTTTACGTGTACTGGATTTGGAGCATTGCAACCTTTCACATACTGATAGCCTTAAGTACCTTGGAAATTTATACCAATTGAGGTACTTAAGACTATATTCTACGCATATTTCTCAGCTCCCGGAAGAAATAGGAAACCTGCAGTTTCTACAAACATTGGATGTGAGGAGCAATCCTATTTCCATCTTGCCTTCAAGTGTTGTCCAGCTAAGAAATTTGATGTGCCTAGACATTGGCGAGACTACAAGAGTGCCAAATGGAATTggaaacctaacatgccttgaGCAGTTGTCATGGTTATGCATTGATGGGTCCACCATAAACAATATAGAGGAGTTGGGCCAGCTAACTGAACTGAGGCGGCTGTGGGTTAAATTGGACGAGTGGAACGACAAGCTGTTGTGGTGCCTACACAAGTTACAAAAGATCCAGGAACTACATATAAAAGTCCATCGTTGGCTATGCAACATCGGTGGATTGGATGCCTGGGTCGCTCCTCGACATCTCCGTTCGTTGAATGCAGTAGGCATCTGTTGGTTTTCTACACTGCCGGCTTGGGTGAATCCATCGTTTGTTCCGGTTCTCACCTGCCTACGGATTGCCGTGAGGGAGCTACATCAGGTGGATCTCGACATCCTCGGGAGGTTGCCAGCTCTCCGCCGTCTACGGCTGGAGGTGGACAATAAGAAGCTGGGAATCCTTCAGGGGTTAATTGTTAGTCCTGGTTCGTTCCCGTGCCTTGAATTCTGTTACTTCATTAATTTTGTATGGCCAGTGGTGTTTCAAAAAGGAGCTATGCCAAGGCTCGCATGGCTTCGCCTCTGGCGGTTGTTTTATGCGCGGGAGGCAAGAGGAATTGGCAGCAGCGATGGTGGTCTCGACTTGGGCCTGGGGAACCTGCCATCGCTGCAGGACGTCAAGGCTTATCTCGGATGTGAAGGCGCTAgcaaggaggaggcggagcaaGCCAAGGCTGCGCTGACGCGTGCAGCTGAAATGCATCCCAATCATCCCTATCATGATATAAGTATTGAAAATAAAG GTTGa